One window of Bacillus sp. THAF10 genomic DNA carries:
- a CDS encoding VOC family protein yields the protein MNIIKITLETTCLDEMKLFYHEVLELALVEDFENYFTVEAGSTRLTFIHSEQKPYYHVAFRTGLEHFDYMYQKLEKLGVLLENEHGETSMYWKGKQLYFHDPERNIMEILERPNSANTSIEGFYDIGEIGLPSPDLNEFSQFLSTIPNEFAAVDPSFRFFGGNEGVFVLTKSGRPWYPLQKRAYISPVTVEIASEDASEHRLYHPTLPYKIKVKPKWKSNLLPVYQVRIARSTDQWEDVLAFYEKGVGLERIGSFENHDGYDGVMLGLPGASYHLEFTRHVDGHPCPAPTDDNLLVFYLTDQRAFADAKERMLSLGYHPVPPVNPYWESRGVTFRDPDGWRVVFCLGTGI from the coding sequence AAGCTTTTTTATCATGAGGTGTTGGAGCTTGCTCTTGTGGAGGATTTTGAGAACTATTTTACCGTCGAGGCAGGAAGTACAAGGCTCACATTTATTCATTCGGAGCAAAAGCCTTATTATCACGTTGCGTTCCGGACGGGTTTAGAACACTTTGACTATATGTATCAAAAATTAGAGAAGCTCGGGGTCTTATTAGAAAATGAGCACGGAGAAACAAGCATGTATTGGAAAGGAAAGCAGCTATATTTCCATGACCCCGAACGAAACATAATGGAGATATTAGAAAGGCCAAATTCTGCTAACACCTCCATAGAAGGCTTTTATGATATTGGCGAAATTGGGTTACCTTCACCAGATCTAAATGAATTCAGTCAGTTTCTATCTACTATACCTAATGAGTTTGCAGCGGTTGACCCGAGTTTTCGCTTTTTCGGTGGAAACGAAGGAGTTTTCGTCCTAACCAAATCCGGTCGTCCTTGGTACCCGCTGCAAAAACGCGCCTATATCAGCCCTGTGACAGTGGAAATTGCAAGTGAAGATGCATCCGAACACAGGTTGTATCACCCCACTCTTCCATACAAAATAAAAGTAAAACCTAAATGGAAATCCAATCTCTTGCCTGTCTATCAAGTTCGAATAGCTCGTTCTACCGATCAATGGGAAGATGTCCTCGCATTTTATGAAAAGGGTGTTGGTCTAGAGCGAATTGGCAGCTTTGAAAATCATGATGGCTATGATGGCGTGATGCTCGGATTACCGGGTGCATCCTATCATTTAGAATTCACTAGGCATGTCGACGGTCACCCTTGTCCAGCACCAACAGATGATAACCTACTTGTGTTCTATTTAACCGATCAAAGAGCGTTTGCGGATGCAAAAGAAAGAATGCTTTCGCTTGGGTATCACCCTGTTCCCCCAGTCAACCCATATTGGGAGAGTCGAGGCGTTACCTTCCGCGATCCAGATGGGTGGCGAGTAGTGTTTTGTTTAGGGACGGGGATTTAA